The Nocardioides sp. S5 genome includes a window with the following:
- a CDS encoding ABC transporter ATP-binding protein, whose translation MAVIELHDVVKTFGTTHALDHLDLTVEQGEVHGFLGPNGAGKSTTIRVLLGLLRADSGRATLLGGDPWQDASSLHRRLAYVPGEVSLWPNLTGGEVIDVLARMRGGLDEARRTEMIERFDLDPTKKARTYSKGNRQKVALVAALASRADLYLLDEPTSGLDPLMEAEFQKAVLELKDEGATVLLSSHILAEAEALADRISIIRAGRVVQSGTLAELRHLTRTTVIAETDRPATAIATVPGVHQPVLHGNRVTFDVDSDHLDAAVTALAGLGVRSLAAHPPTLEELFLRQYGDEVDA comes from the coding sequence ATGGCAGTCATCGAGCTCCACGACGTCGTCAAGACCTTCGGCACCACCCACGCGCTCGACCACCTCGACCTGACCGTCGAGCAGGGCGAGGTGCACGGCTTCCTCGGCCCCAACGGCGCCGGCAAGTCCACCACCATCCGGGTCCTGCTCGGACTGCTGCGAGCCGACTCGGGCAGGGCGACCCTGCTCGGCGGCGACCCGTGGCAGGACGCCTCGTCGCTCCACCGCCGGCTCGCGTACGTGCCCGGCGAGGTCTCGCTCTGGCCCAACCTGACCGGCGGCGAGGTGATCGACGTGCTCGCCCGCATGCGCGGCGGGCTCGACGAGGCGCGGCGCACCGAGATGATCGAGCGCTTCGACCTCGACCCGACGAAGAAGGCGCGCACCTACTCCAAGGGCAACCGCCAGAAGGTCGCCCTGGTCGCCGCGCTGGCCAGCCGCGCCGACCTCTACCTGCTCGACGAGCCCACGTCCGGGCTCGACCCGCTGATGGAGGCCGAGTTCCAGAAGGCGGTCCTCGAGCTCAAGGACGAGGGCGCGACGGTCCTGCTGAGCTCCCACATCCTGGCCGAGGCCGAGGCCCTCGCCGACCGCATCAGCATCATCCGTGCGGGTCGGGTCGTGCAGTCCGGGACGCTGGCCGAGCTGCGCCACCTGACCCGCACGACCGTCATCGCCGAGACCGACCGGCCGGCGACCGCGATCGCGACGGTGCCGGGCGTCCACCAGCCCGTGCTCCACGGCAACCGCGTCACCTTCGACGTCGACTCCGACCACCTCGATGCGGCCGTGACCGCGCTCGCCGGGCTCGGCGTACGCTCCCTCGCCGCGCACCCGCCCACGCTGGAGGAGCTCTTCCTGCGCCAGTACGGCGACGAGGTGGACGCATGA
- a CDS encoding (Fe-S)-binding protein, which yields MAGCRGVRVALQITCVNDAMFPDTGKAVVRLLRRLGVEVDFPRAQTCCGQPMVNTGYLDEAVPVVRRFVDAFAGYDAIVTPSGSCAGSARHQHSIVAERAGDPALAAAVAETGPRTYELSEFLVDVLGVTDVGAYFPHRTTYHPTCHSLRMLGVGDRPTRLLEAVRGIELVDLPHASECCGFGGTFALKNADTSIAMGADKARHVRDTGAEVLVAGDNSCLMHVGGMLSRQRAGVRVMHLAEVLASTEEDEG from the coding sequence GTGGCAGGATGCCGAGGCGTGAGGGTCGCCCTCCAGATCACCTGCGTCAACGACGCCATGTTCCCCGACACGGGGAAGGCCGTCGTGAGGTTGCTGCGCCGTCTCGGCGTCGAGGTCGACTTCCCGCGGGCGCAGACGTGCTGCGGGCAGCCCATGGTCAACACCGGATACCTCGACGAGGCCGTGCCGGTCGTACGCCGCTTCGTGGACGCGTTCGCCGGCTACGACGCGATCGTCACGCCGTCGGGGTCGTGCGCGGGCTCGGCGCGCCACCAGCACTCGATCGTGGCCGAGCGCGCGGGCGACCCGGCGCTGGCCGCCGCGGTCGCGGAGACGGGACCGCGGACCTACGAGCTGTCCGAGTTCCTCGTCGACGTGCTCGGGGTGACCGACGTGGGGGCCTACTTCCCGCACCGGACGACCTACCACCCGACGTGCCACAGCCTGCGGATGCTCGGGGTCGGCGATCGACCGACCCGGCTGCTCGAGGCGGTCCGCGGGATCGAGCTGGTCGACCTGCCGCACGCGAGCGAGTGCTGCGGCTTCGGGGGCACCTTCGCGCTGAAGAACGCCGACACCTCGATCGCGATGGGCGCCGACAAGGCGCGCCACGTGCGCGACACCGGCGCCGAGGTGCTGGTCGCCGGCGACAACTCCTGCCTGATGCACGTCGGCGGGATGCTGTCGCGCCAGCGTGCGGGCGTACGCGTCATGCACCTGGCCGAGGTGCTGGCCTCCACCGAGGAGGACGAGGGATGA
- a CDS encoding lactate utilization protein B — translation MTGTFVGMPAFPTAARQALGDTQLRRNLAHATHVIRDKRAKVVAEVEDWEELRLAGAGVKEAALRDLATHLETLEASLVRAGATVHWARDAEEACAIVAEVTKAHGVDEVVKVKSMATAEIGLNEALEAEGIAAWETDLAELIVQLGDDLPSHILVPAIHRNRAEIREIFLRRMGDVGRPAPADLTDEPAVLAAAARAHLREKFLRARVAVSGANFAVADTGTLVVVESEGNGRMCLTLPEVLISVVGIEKVVATWADLDPLLRLLPRSSTGERMNPYTSTWSGVTPGDGPQEVHVVLLDNGRTRALADDVGRQALRCIRCSACLNVCPVYERVGGHAYGSVYPGPIGAILNPLLHGVSDEQTASLPYASSLCGACFEVCPVRIDIPSVLVDQRAAVVDYHRADRVPKAEAVAMKAASWAFSDSRRLRTAERASGLAGRVLGRFSRTTLPGGRAAAGRLPGPAAGWTGARDLPAPPEESFRDWWDRTDGGRDGGAR, via the coding sequence ATGACAGGCACGTTCGTCGGGATGCCGGCCTTCCCGACCGCCGCGCGCCAGGCGCTCGGCGACACCCAGCTGCGCCGCAACCTGGCCCACGCCACCCACGTGATCCGCGACAAGCGCGCGAAGGTCGTGGCCGAGGTCGAGGACTGGGAGGAGCTGCGGCTCGCCGGGGCCGGGGTGAAGGAGGCCGCGCTGCGCGACCTCGCCACCCACCTCGAGACCCTCGAGGCGTCGCTGGTCCGCGCCGGCGCGACGGTCCACTGGGCCCGCGATGCCGAGGAGGCCTGCGCGATCGTCGCGGAGGTGACGAAGGCCCACGGCGTCGACGAGGTCGTGAAGGTGAAGTCGATGGCCACCGCCGAGATCGGCCTCAACGAGGCGCTCGAGGCCGAGGGAATCGCGGCGTGGGAGACCGACCTGGCCGAGCTCATCGTGCAGCTCGGCGACGACCTGCCCTCGCACATCCTGGTGCCGGCGATCCACCGCAACCGCGCCGAGATCCGCGAGATCTTCCTGCGCCGGATGGGGGACGTCGGCCGTCCCGCCCCGGCGGACCTGACCGACGAGCCGGCAGTGCTGGCCGCCGCGGCCCGAGCGCACCTGCGCGAGAAGTTCCTCCGCGCCAGGGTCGCCGTGTCCGGCGCGAACTTCGCGGTCGCCGACACCGGCACCCTCGTGGTGGTCGAGTCCGAGGGAAACGGCCGGATGTGCCTGACGCTGCCGGAGGTGCTGATCAGCGTCGTGGGCATCGAGAAGGTCGTCGCGACCTGGGCCGACCTCGACCCGCTGCTGCGGCTGCTGCCGCGGTCGTCCACCGGTGAGCGGATGAACCCCTACACCTCCACCTGGTCCGGCGTGACCCCCGGCGACGGCCCGCAGGAGGTCCACGTCGTGCTGCTCGACAACGGCCGCACCCGCGCGCTGGCCGACGACGTCGGACGCCAGGCGCTGCGCTGCATCCGCTGCTCGGCGTGCCTCAACGTCTGCCCGGTCTACGAGCGCGTCGGCGGGCACGCCTACGGCTCGGTCTACCCCGGCCCGATCGGCGCGATCCTCAACCCGCTGCTCCACGGCGTCTCCGACGAGCAGACCGCGTCCCTGCCGTACGCCTCGTCGCTGTGCGGCGCGTGCTTCGAGGTCTGCCCGGTGCGCATCGACATACCGTCGGTGCTGGTCGACCAGCGCGCCGCGGTCGTCGACTACCACCGGGCGGACCGCGTCCCCAAGGCCGAGGCGGTCGCGATGAAGGCCGCCTCCTGGGCGTTCTCCGACTCGAGGCGCCTACGCACGGCCGAGCGGGCCTCCGGCCTGGCCGGTCGCGTCCTCGGCCGGTTCTCCCGTACGACCCTTCCCGGAGGCCGCGCGGCAGCCGGTCGGCTGCCCGGGCCCGCCGCCGGCTGGACCGGTGCCCGGGACCTGCCCGCGCCTCCGGAGGAGTCGTTCCGCGACTGGTGGGACCGCACGGACGGCGGACGCGACGGGGGAGCCCGATGA
- a CDS encoding polyketide antibiotic transporter, protein MSTHPSSTSVTGVGHLLRLVLRRDRVRLPLWVVGLGGTIVATAAAVPPLYDTPEKIAGYARIVGAAPVGYLMSGRQVALDTLGGIVANETSQVAQLGVCLMVVFLVVRHTRAEEESGRAELLRSTVLGRHAATLAGLVHGVMAVLLISAITSISMLAVGLDVVGSLTYGTGLGLLGLTYTAITLVAVQLSTSARGALGLGVASVAVGYLVRGLGAMEDNALVWLSPFGWAQGMDAFGDERWWPAALLLGATALLLALAGRMMARRDFGGGLLQPRPGSARAGRMLGTPFGIAARLQRGLLAGWAVGLFLLGVLYGSVIPSVPDLLESNPEMADVVGAGGRAAQDAIMDAFLAYMFLFMAVISCGFVVASVLRLRAEEEADRTEAVLATPVSRTSWMAATTALALVATALLTVLMGLGLAVGYAVASGEWDQLLPQLGGQLAYLPGTLVVGALAAALYGLLPRGTGLAWAAVALVALQVVLGQLLGLPDAIQAISPFWHLAAVPVDDFEVVPYAGLLLLAAVLVAAGLWGYRRRDAVAG, encoded by the coding sequence ATGAGCACCCACCCGTCCAGCACGTCCGTCACCGGCGTCGGCCACCTCCTGCGGCTGGTCCTGCGCCGCGACCGGGTGCGGCTGCCGCTGTGGGTGGTCGGCCTCGGCGGCACGATCGTCGCGACCGCAGCGGCGGTGCCCCCGCTCTACGACACCCCGGAGAAGATCGCGGGGTACGCCCGGATCGTCGGCGCCGCCCCGGTGGGCTACCTGATGTCGGGCCGCCAGGTCGCACTGGACACCCTCGGCGGCATCGTCGCCAACGAGACCTCGCAGGTCGCCCAGCTCGGGGTCTGCCTCATGGTCGTCTTCCTCGTGGTGCGCCACACCCGCGCGGAGGAGGAGTCCGGCCGGGCCGAGCTGCTGCGCTCCACCGTGCTCGGCCGTCACGCCGCCACCCTCGCCGGTCTCGTCCACGGCGTCATGGCCGTGCTGCTGATCAGCGCCATCACGTCGATCTCGATGCTGGCGGTCGGGCTCGACGTGGTCGGCAGCCTCACCTACGGCACCGGGCTCGGGCTGCTCGGCCTGACGTACACCGCCATCACACTGGTGGCCGTCCAGCTCTCCACCTCCGCCCGCGGCGCGCTCGGGCTGGGGGTCGCGTCGGTCGCCGTCGGCTACCTCGTGCGCGGCCTCGGGGCGATGGAGGACAACGCCCTCGTCTGGCTCTCCCCGTTCGGCTGGGCGCAGGGGATGGACGCCTTCGGGGACGAGCGGTGGTGGCCCGCCGCGCTCCTGCTCGGGGCGACAGCGCTCCTCCTGGCCCTGGCCGGCCGGATGATGGCGCGCCGCGACTTCGGCGGTGGGCTCCTGCAGCCGCGACCGGGGTCGGCGCGCGCCGGACGGATGCTCGGCACCCCGTTCGGCATCGCGGCCCGCCTCCAGCGCGGCCTGCTGGCCGGCTGGGCCGTCGGGCTCTTCCTGCTGGGCGTGCTCTACGGGTCGGTCATCCCGAGCGTCCCCGACCTCCTCGAGTCGAACCCGGAGATGGCCGACGTCGTCGGGGCCGGCGGGCGGGCGGCCCAGGACGCGATCATGGACGCCTTCCTGGCCTACATGTTCCTGTTCATGGCGGTGATCTCCTGCGGCTTCGTCGTCGCCTCCGTCCTGCGCCTGCGCGCCGAGGAGGAGGCCGACCGTACGGAGGCGGTCCTCGCCACGCCGGTCAGCAGGACGTCCTGGATGGCGGCGACCACCGCGCTCGCGCTCGTCGCGACCGCCCTGCTGACCGTCCTGATGGGGCTCGGGCTCGCTGTCGGCTACGCCGTCGCCAGCGGCGAGTGGGACCAGCTCCTCCCCCAGCTCGGCGGGCAGCTGGCCTACCTCCCCGGCACCCTGGTCGTCGGCGCGCTCGCCGCTGCGCTCTACGGCCTGCTCCCCCGCGGGACCGGCCTGGCGTGGGCAGCGGTCGCGCTCGTCGCGTTGCAGGTCGTCCTCGGCCAGCTCCTCGGGCTGCCGGACGCCATCCAGGCGATCTCACCGTTCTGGCACCTGGCCGCGGTGCCGGTCGACGACTTCGAGGTCGTGCCGTACGCCGGGCTGCTGCTGCTGGCCGCGGTGCTCGTCGCGGCCGGGCTGTGGGGCTACCGGCGGCGGGACGCCGTCGCGGGGTAG
- a CDS encoding flavin reductase family protein, with protein sequence MHRPVIAPAQAELFKHAFRRHAAGVCVVVVHDDAGPVGATMTSVASVSADPAIVSFSAASSSRLALALADGVQVSVYVLSAAQRPVAMALAKPGPGAFAADLGWVAGPDGRLTLSGAASQLHGRAVTLVPAGASVLALMEVDEVVVGDPDVRPLVHHDRDYWQLARPATASRPR encoded by the coding sequence ATGCACCGTCCCGTCATCGCCCCAGCACAGGCCGAGCTCTTCAAGCACGCCTTCCGACGGCACGCCGCGGGCGTGTGCGTGGTGGTCGTGCACGACGACGCCGGCCCGGTCGGCGCGACGATGACCAGCGTGGCGTCGGTGAGCGCGGACCCCGCCATCGTCTCGTTCTCCGCCGCGAGCTCCAGCCGTCTCGCGCTCGCGCTCGCTGACGGTGTGCAGGTGAGCGTGTACGTCCTCAGCGCGGCGCAGCGCCCGGTGGCCATGGCCCTGGCGAAGCCGGGGCCGGGGGCGTTCGCCGCGGACCTGGGCTGGGTCGCGGGACCTGACGGGCGGCTGACGCTGAGCGGGGCGGCGAGCCAGCTGCACGGCCGGGCGGTGACCCTGGTGCCGGCCGGTGCGTCCGTGCTGGCCCTGATGGAGGTCGACGAGGTGGTGGTCGGGGACCCGGACGTGCGCCCGCTGGTCCACCACGACCGCGACTACTGGCAGCTCGCCCGACCCGCGACGGCGTCCCGACCCCGGTAG
- a CDS encoding LUD domain-containing protein, producing MSARDDILRDVRQALAGVSPAVDVPPAPRAPDRGGLVALFLERVEDYRAVVTRCAADEVEQVVRHVLGPARAVVPPALGLDLPGAIVDDGFTATELDAYDAVVTRAAVGIAETGTVVLDHRPDQGRRAITLVPDLHVCVVDAGQVVADVPDAIALLDPARPLTWISGPSATSDIELDRVEGVHGPRTLHVVLVG from the coding sequence ATGAGCGCCCGCGACGACATCCTGCGCGATGTACGTCAGGCGCTGGCCGGCGTCAGCCCGGCGGTCGACGTCCCACCCGCGCCGCGCGCGCCCGACCGCGGCGGCCTCGTCGCCCTCTTCCTCGAGCGCGTCGAGGACTACCGCGCCGTGGTCACCCGCTGCGCCGCCGACGAGGTGGAACAGGTGGTCCGACACGTGCTCGGACCTGCGCGTGCCGTCGTGCCGCCGGCCCTCGGCCTCGACCTCCCCGGCGCGATCGTCGACGACGGCTTCACCGCCACCGAGCTCGACGCGTACGACGCCGTGGTGACCCGCGCAGCCGTCGGCATCGCCGAGACCGGCACGGTCGTGCTCGACCACCGGCCCGACCAGGGCCGGCGCGCGATCACCCTCGTCCCCGACCTGCACGTCTGCGTCGTCGACGCCGGCCAGGTCGTCGCCGACGTGCCCGACGCGATCGCCCTCCTCGACCCGGCCCGACCCCTCACCTGGATCAGCGGCCCGTCCGCCACCAGCGACATCGAGCTCGACCGCGTCGAGGGAGTCCACGGCCCGCGGACGCTCCACGTCGTCCTCGTGGGGTGA